In a genomic window of Streptomyces pristinaespiralis:
- a CDS encoding SPFH domain-containing protein — MDAITVGIGVLIAVVLLIAVGLLLIVSRLFRKVEQGKALIVSKMRKVDVTFTGQVVLPVLHKAETMDISVKTIDITRTGRDGLICRDNIRADIRISFFVRVNKTVEDVIKVAQAIGTARASDKETLQDLFNAKFSEALKTVGKQMDFTDLYTKRDELRDRIIQLIGTDLNGYSLEDAAIDYLEQTPLSQLDPSNVLDAQGIRKITEMTSVEHVRTNEFQRTEEKEITRQNVDAREAILELERRQADAEIKQRREIETVRAREEAETARVMEEERLRAQSAFLRTEEQLGVQRENQAREVAVAEKNRERVIAIESERIEKDRLLEVIARDRETALTRIAADKEVEAEKREIAEVVRERVAVDRTVAEQEESIKRLRAVEEAERERQAIIIAAEAQAQEKLVKDIKAAEAAEQAAVHRAAEEITLAEARVKSADLDARAKLRLAEGVQAEAAAAGLAAVQVREKEADAIEKAGRAEAGAAQARLLAEAEGVRAKGAADAAAIGDKLKAEAAGLTEKAAAMAALDEASRGHEEYRLRLEAEKDVRLAGLEVQRQVAEAQATVLATGLESADISIVGGESVFFDRLMSSISLGKGVDSFMHNSQTAQTLAKPWLDGTSSFTDDLTSVLGSVSTGDVQNLTVSALLMRMMKSGGGAQLQPLLDMADRLGLADTPIGALADGPAPALNGSAPAA; from the coding sequence ATGGATGCCATCACCGTGGGCATCGGCGTGCTCATCGCCGTCGTACTGCTCATCGCCGTAGGTCTGCTGCTGATCGTCTCGAGACTGTTCCGCAAGGTCGAACAGGGCAAGGCCCTGATCGTCTCCAAGATGCGGAAGGTCGACGTCACCTTCACCGGGCAGGTCGTCCTGCCGGTCCTGCACAAGGCCGAGACCATGGACATCTCGGTGAAGACCATCGACATCACCCGGACCGGCCGCGACGGTCTCATCTGCCGGGACAACATCCGCGCCGACATCCGGATCTCGTTCTTCGTCCGCGTCAACAAGACCGTCGAGGACGTCATCAAGGTCGCCCAGGCCATCGGCACCGCGCGGGCCAGCGACAAGGAGACGCTGCAGGATCTGTTCAACGCCAAGTTCTCCGAGGCGCTCAAGACCGTCGGCAAGCAGATGGACTTCACGGACCTCTACACCAAGCGGGACGAGCTGCGGGACCGGATCATCCAGCTCATCGGCACCGACCTCAACGGCTACAGCCTCGAGGACGCGGCGATCGACTACCTGGAGCAGACGCCGCTCTCCCAGCTCGACCCCTCCAACGTCCTCGACGCCCAGGGCATCCGGAAGATCACCGAGATGACGTCCGTCGAGCATGTGCGCACCAACGAGTTCCAGCGCACGGAGGAGAAGGAGATCACCCGGCAGAACGTCGACGCACGCGAGGCCATCCTCGAGCTGGAGCGCCGCCAGGCCGATGCCGAGATCAAGCAGCGCCGTGAGATCGAGACGGTGCGGGCCCGTGAGGAGGCCGAGACCGCGCGGGTGATGGAGGAGGAGCGGCTGCGGGCTCAGAGCGCCTTCCTGCGGACCGAGGAGCAGCTCGGCGTCCAGCGTGAGAACCAGGCGCGCGAGGTGGCCGTCGCGGAGAAGAACCGCGAGCGGGTGATCGCCATCGAGAGCGAGCGCATCGAGAAGGACCGGCTGCTCGAGGTCATCGCACGTGACCGTGAGACCGCGCTGACCAGGATCGCCGCCGACAAGGAGGTCGAGGCGGAGAAGCGGGAGATCGCGGAGGTCGTGCGCGAGCGGGTCGCCGTGGACCGGACGGTCGCCGAGCAGGAGGAGTCCATCAAGCGGCTGCGCGCGGTGGAGGAGGCCGAGCGCGAGCGGCAGGCGATCATCATCGCGGCCGAGGCGCAGGCCCAGGAGAAGCTGGTCAAGGACATCAAGGCGGCGGAGGCGGCCGAGCAGGCCGCGGTCCACCGGGCGGCTGAGGAGATCACGCTCGCGGAGGCCCGGGTCAAGTCCGCGGACCTCGACGCGCGCGCCAAGCTGCGGCTCGCAGAAGGCGTCCAGGCGGAGGCCGCGGCGGCGGGTCTCGCGGCCGTCCAGGTCCGCGAGAAGGAGGCCGACGCGATCGAGAAGGCCGGCCGTGCCGAGGCCGGCGCCGCGCAGGCCCGGCTGCTCGCGGAGGCGGAAGGCGTACGGGCGAAGGGTGCGGCGGACGCGGCGGCCATCGGCGACAAGCTGAAGGCGGAGGCGGCGGGCCTCACCGAGAAGGCCGCGGCGATGGCGGCCCTCGACGAGGCGTCGCGCGGGCACGAGGAGTACCGGCTGCGCCTCGAGGCGGAGAAGGACGTCCGGCTGGCGGGGCTCGAGGTTCAGCGTCAGGTGGCCGAGGCTCAGGCGACGGTGCTGGCCACGGGTCTGGAGAGCGCCGACATCAGCATCGTCGGCGGGGAGTCCGTCTTCTTCGACCGGCTCATGTCGTCGATCTCGCTCGGCAAGGGCGTGGACTCGTTCATGCACAACTCACAGACGGCGCAGACGCTGGCGAAGCCGTGGCTGGACGGCACGTCGAGCTTCACCGACGACCTGACGTCGGTCCTCGGCTCGGTGTCCACCGGTGACGTACAGAACCTGACGGTCTCGGCGCTGCTGATGCGGATGATGAAGTCGGGCGGCGGCGCGCAGCTCCAGCCGCTGCTGGACATGGCCGACCGACTGGGTCTGGCGGACACGCCGATCGGGGCGCTCGCCGACGGCCCCGCGCCGGCGCTCAACGGCTCGGCCCCGGCCGCCTAG